GGTCCGTACAGCTGATGATGCGAGACTCTCCAATGGGCTCATGGGAAGCGGAGTTGATCTTATCATCTCCTTGAAGATTGTTCCATAGTCAAGGGATGATTCTGCTTCAATACAAATTCGACGCATAATCTTTACAGCAATCTCTGGGTAAGCCCCAGCTGCACTCTCGCCACTAAGCATAACACAATCAGTGCCGTCAAGAACAGCATTGGCAACATCAGTGGCTTCAGCACGAGTTGGCCGGGGAGACTTGATCATTGATTCAAGCATTTGAGTGGCAGTGACTACTGGCTTGCCCGCAAGATTGCACTTGTATATCATCATCTTCTGTGCCAGGAAAATCTTCTCGACGGGAATTTCCATTCCAAGATCACCACGGGCAACCATGAATGAATCGGTCTCCCTCAAGATATCGTCAAAGTTGATCACTCCTTCCTGATTCTCAACCTAAGAAAAATAAAGCCATGTATTTTACTAAATCAACCGAGTATTAGATAAACCTTACAGTAACCGATAAAAACTATCAAGATTGgtatttaaatttaatgaataaaagAGCAGACAAAAGCGTCTAAGCTACGTACAAAATTGCATAAGGCAGATATTCAGACAGATCTCCTCCAGTATGCATATTCACAAGTCATACAAACAATCCAAATGAATAGAAGAAGCATGTTTATACCTTTGACATTAACTGAATACTCTTGGCATGTGGCCCGAGGACTTTACGTACATGAACAAGATCTGAGCCCTTGCGTACAAATGAAAGAGCAATTATATCAATCTTGTTGGGAACACCCCATTCCAAAATGTCTTCTTTATCCTTATCTGTCAGAGTGGGGAGATCCACCACGACACCAGGAAGATTAACATTTTTCCTCTCACCTAGCATGGCAGTGTTCTCACAGCGGCATCGCACTGTTCCAGCCTCTGTATCACAAGACAAAACAGACAGGGTGATGGTACCATCAGCACACAAGATGGTATTTCCAGGTTTCACGTCAACTGGCAGTTTTTTGTAGCTCATGGAGATCGTCTCGGTGTCCCCCTTGATGTCATAATCAGTAGTCACAGTGATTTCCTGGCCTTCCTTTAGTTGAATTGGCTTCCCATCCTTTAAGAAACCAGTCCGAATCTCAGGTCCCTACAGGCAAAAGAAGAGTTTGAATACCTACAGGAGTACTTATTAGTGCCAACCTAAAATAATTATCAGACTTCCAATGAGCAGAAAACAAAGTTGAGACTAAAATTATCACAAGAAAATGTTCTGAATTCCAACTTTCTGTTTCATCCAAGTGCAAAAAAGGAGTACCTGGAACATAGTAAGCAATTCGCCACCAGCACATggaatttaaaacatttagacAGATTATACAATACTGAGTGTGATGCATTTTCAAAGATTTAATACCACGCATCAGTTTACTCTTGAAACTTAAAAGAGCATTAACACATCTTTTAAGGAAAGAATTGGGGAACAAAAAGAAAACATTCTGACACATCCTATATTTCTTAATTTGATTATACATGTAGAATGCAGATGCAGTCATGTCCAAAGTGACACTCAGTAATGCTAAAAATAAGCAATCAAGAGGCAATGAATCTGCCTTTGTAAGCTTGAATAGAATAGGTAGATATGCCAGCAAAAACAATAGTGCTAGCAAGTCTTCCCCATGAAATCGGACTAGCCATTAATTTCTTATGGGTTGCACGTCTTacgaattttattttatgaacatACTATGTATCAATGATGTATTTTCAAAACAGTTCTAAAACGAACATACATGTAAAAGCCGAACAACTTGAAATTACAGGCTACGAGTGACAAAGGATGTTGTTGTGGGATCGAGCTACTATTTTCCTCAATAACAATGGTGAAGACGACTCCCAAACCACACGCAAAACTAGCATATGAATGAAATCGATATGAAGACGACCAGAAGAGATAAAAACGAGGGTACCTTAGTATCAAGCATGACAGCACAAAGGATCTGAGTGTTATGCATAGCCTCCCTGAGATTATTCAAAGTCTCTTGCTGATACTCGTGGGTACCATGGGAAAAATTGAAGCGAGCAACGTTCATACCAGCTCTAAGAAGTTTCTCCAGCATAAAAACAGATCGAGAAGCCGGTCCGAGAGTGCAGACAATCTTTGTCCGAGGGACACGTAGTCCA
This window of the Mercurialis annua linkage group LG5, ddMerAnnu1.2, whole genome shotgun sequence genome carries:
- the LOC126681123 gene encoding pyruvate kinase, cytosolic isozyme, producing MANIDIEGILRELPEDGLRVPRTKIVCTLGPASRSVFMLEKLLRAGMNVARFNFSHGTHEYQQETLNNLREAMHNTQILCAVMLDTKGPEIRTGFLKDGKPIQLKEGQEITVTTDYDIKGDTETISMSYKKLPVDVKPGNTILCADGTITLSVLSCDTEAGTVRCRCENTAMLGERKNVNLPGVVVDLPTLTDKDKEDILEWGVPNKIDIIALSFVRKGSDLVHVRKVLGPHAKSIQLMSKVENQEGVINFDDILRETDSFMVARGDLGMEIPVEKIFLAQKMMIYKCNLAGKPVVTATQMLESMIKSPRPTRAEATDVANAVLDGTDCVMLSGESAAGAYPEIAVKIMRRICIEAESSLDYGTIFKEMIRSTPLPMSPLESLASSAVRTANKARAKLIVVLTRGGTTAKLVAKYRPAVPILSVVVPVLTTDSFDWSCSDETPARHSLIYRGLIPLLGEGSAKATDAESTEVILEASLKSATKKGLCKVGDAVVALHRIGAASVIKICIVK